A genomic region of Alnus glutinosa chromosome 11, dhAlnGlut1.1, whole genome shotgun sequence contains the following coding sequences:
- the LOC133880859 gene encoding soluble inorganic pyrophosphatase 6, chloroplastic, which yields MAAATRAIAVASNTTASCLLFKRPLLLKRSSLCFKNPSGAKRLFSCRAIYNPEALQIKQEGQPETLDYRVFLVDNSSKKVSPWHDIPLHLGDGVFNCIVEIPKESSAKMEVATDEPYTPIKQDTKKGKLRYYPYNINWNYGLLPQTWEDPSFANSEVEGAFGDNDPVDVIEIGESQRKIGQILRVKPLAALAMIDEGELDWKIVAISLDDPRASLVNDVDDVEKHFPGTLTAIRDWFRDYKIPDGKPANKFGLGNKAANKDYALKVITETNEAWAKLVKRSIPAGELSLV from the exons ATGGCGGCGGCCACGAGAGCCATAGCCGTAGCGAGCAACACCACGGCCTCGTGCTTGCTCTTCAAGAGGCCGTTGCTCTTGAAACGCAGCAGCCTCTGCTTCAAGAACCCGAGCGGGGCTAAGAGGCTGTTCTCTTGCCGTGCCATTTACAACCCCGAGGCTCTTCAGATCAAGCAGGAGGGTCAGCCTGAAACCCTAGACTACAGGGTCTTCCTTGTTGATAATTCCAGCAAGAAG GTTTCCCCTTGGCATGATATTCCGCTGCACTTGGGTGATGGTGTTTTTAACTGTATTGTTGAAATTCCTAAAGAATCAAGTGCGAAGATGGAGGTTGCTACTGATGAGCCATATACTCCCATAAAGCAGGATACGAAAAAGGGGAAGCTTCGATACTATCC TTACAATATAAATTGGAATTATGGATTGCTTCCACAAACATGGGAAGACCCATCCTTTGCCAACTCTGAAGTTGAAGGGGCATTTGGGGATAATGATCCAG TTGATGTTATCGAGATTGGTGAAAGTCAAAGAAAGATAGGTCAAATTCTTAGAGTTAAGCCCTTGGCTGCTTTGGCCATGATTGATGAAGGAGAACTGGACTGGAAGATAGTTGCAATTTCATTGGATGATCCAAGAGCTTCTCTTGTTAATGACGTCGATGATGTCGAAAAGCATTTCCCG GGCACTCTCACTGCAATTAGGGATTGGTTCAGAGACTACAAGATCCCTGATGGAAAACCTGCTAACAAGTTTGGCCTTGGAAACAAGGCAGCAAAcaag GATTATGCTCTTAAAGTCATCACTGAGACCAATGAGGCTTGGGCTAAACTTGTCAAGAGATCGATTCCTGCTGGAGAGCTTTCCCTTGTCTAA